A section of the Elizabethkingia anophelis R26 genome encodes:
- the accB gene encoding acetyl-CoA carboxylase biotin carboxyl carrier protein, with product MDIKDIQNLIRFVAKAGVSEVKYKTKDFEINIKTPSAAAEGVTYIPQQPVFQQTAPQATAPVTSAPQATTPAANNDDSKYVAVKSPMIGTFYRKPSPDKDVFVNVGDTISSGDTVCVIEAMKLFNQIESEISGKIVKILVDDASPVEYDQPLFLVDPS from the coding sequence ATGGATATTAAAGATATACAGAACCTAATCAGGTTTGTTGCTAAGGCCGGAGTGTCTGAAGTAAAGTATAAAACAAAGGATTTTGAAATCAACATCAAAACTCCAAGCGCTGCTGCAGAAGGTGTAACCTACATCCCTCAACAGCCAGTTTTCCAACAAACAGCTCCTCAGGCTACTGCACCTGTAACATCTGCTCCACAAGCTACAACACCAGCTGCTAACAACGACGATAGCAAATACGTAGCTGTGAAATCTCCGATGATCGGAACTTTCTACAGAAAACCATCTCCGGATAAAGATGTGTTCGTAAATGTAGGTGATACTATCTCTTCAGGAGATACAGTTTGCGTTATCGAAGCAATGAAATTATTCAACCAGATTGAATCAGAAATAAGTGGTAAAATTGTAAAAATACTTGTTGACGATGCTTCACCAGTTGAATACGACCAACCTTTATTCTTAGTAGATCCTTCTTAA
- a CDS encoding riboflavin synthase — protein sequence MFTGIIEAIGKVENIVHENANVHFTINSPFTGELKIDQSVAHNGCCLTVVAIKDSEYVVTAIKETLDVTALDELKVGDLVNLERCMIMNSRLDGHIVQGHVDQTGYLDTIENQDGSYLLTFKYDEKDFTTVNKGSITVNGISLTVVNSHKGQFSVALIPYTWEHTNMHRLNIGDKVNLEFDIIGKYVAKLMNK from the coding sequence ATGTTTACGGGAATAATTGAAGCGATAGGAAAAGTAGAAAATATCGTTCATGAAAACGCTAATGTTCACTTTACAATAAACAGCCCTTTTACAGGGGAATTGAAAATAGATCAGAGCGTTGCTCATAACGGTTGCTGCCTGACTGTAGTAGCAATAAAAGATAGTGAGTATGTTGTAACAGCAATAAAAGAAACACTGGATGTAACGGCTTTAGACGAACTGAAAGTTGGGGATCTGGTAAATCTTGAACGTTGTATGATTATGAATAGCCGTTTGGACGGGCATATTGTACAAGGACATGTTGATCAGACAGGTTATCTCGATACTATTGAAAATCAGGACGGAAGTTATCTGCTTACCTTTAAATATGATGAAAAGGATTTTACAACGGTTAACAAAGGTTCTATTACCGTAAATGGTATTAGCTTAACAGTTGTCAATAGCCATAAAGGTCAGTTTTCTGTAGCGTTGATTCCATACACTTGGGAACATACTAATATGCACCGTTTAAACATAGGTGATAAAGTGAATTTAGAATTTGATATTATTGGCAAGTATGTTGCTAAGCTTATGAATAAATAA
- the pdxA gene encoding 4-hydroxythreonine-4-phosphate dehydrogenase PdxA: protein MSAKHHKIRVGISIGDFNGIGPEIIIKTLKEKSILDFFTPVIFGSGKLFSYQKNVFKVNQNYHLIQQLSQLKHGEINILNLWKDNVNIEFGKPTEESTSMAIQSLETATEALMKGEIDVLVTAPINKDEMLKQGFNYTGHTEYLEAKFKQKALMFMVTEDLKVAVSTHHIPVAEVASKITKERIIKQVRTLDQTLREDFCIQKPKIAILGLNPHAGDGGSIGQEEIEIITPAINKLFDEGILAFGPFPADSFFQPEKYKAYDAVLAMYHDQGLTPFKTISYEEGVNYSAGLPFIRTSPDHGTAYDIAGKNIADSQSFEEAIFSGIKIFQNRREYQELLQNKLQPKKTFDANGVDEDLPEENE from the coding sequence ATGAGCGCTAAGCATCATAAAATACGTGTAGGAATCTCTATAGGAGATTTTAACGGCATTGGACCGGAAATCATTATTAAAACACTGAAGGAAAAATCTATACTGGATTTTTTCACTCCGGTTATATTTGGTTCCGGGAAACTATTCTCTTACCAGAAAAATGTTTTCAAAGTTAATCAGAACTACCACCTGATACAACAATTATCGCAGCTAAAGCATGGTGAAATTAATATTCTAAACCTTTGGAAAGACAATGTAAACATTGAATTTGGTAAACCAACAGAGGAATCTACCTCCATGGCAATTCAGTCTCTGGAAACAGCAACCGAAGCTTTGATGAAAGGTGAAATTGATGTTCTGGTTACGGCACCTATTAATAAGGACGAAATGCTGAAACAAGGATTCAACTATACCGGACATACAGAATATCTGGAGGCTAAATTTAAACAGAAGGCATTGATGTTTATGGTGACTGAAGATTTAAAGGTTGCTGTTTCTACACATCATATTCCTGTTGCAGAAGTCGCTTCAAAGATTACCAAGGAAAGAATTATAAAACAAGTCAGAACACTGGACCAAACGCTACGTGAGGATTTCTGCATACAGAAACCTAAAATTGCTATCTTAGGACTAAATCCACATGCAGGAGACGGAGGTAGTATTGGCCAGGAGGAAATAGAAATTATAACCCCAGCTATCAATAAATTATTTGACGAGGGAATTTTGGCCTTCGGACCTTTCCCTGCAGACAGTTTCTTCCAGCCTGAAAAATACAAAGCTTACGATGCCGTTTTAGCAATGTACCACGACCAGGGGCTTACGCCTTTCAAGACTATTTCTTATGAAGAAGGCGTAAACTACAGTGCCGGGCTTCCTTTCATCAGAACATCTCCGGATCACGGAACCGCATATGATATTGCAGGAAAGAATATCGCAGACTCACAATCTTTTGAAGAAGCTATTTTTTCGGGAATAAAAATTTTCCAGAACAGAAGAGAATATCAGGAATTACTTCAAAACAAGTTACAGCCGAAGAAAACCTTCGATGCCAACGGAGTAGATGAAGACTTACCTGAAGAAAATGAATAA
- a CDS encoding YceD family protein, whose amino-acid sequence MEKIRNYNIAFTGLKNGKHEFIFDVKQEFFNLFDTEQEFDKADLEVKAMLDKHSTFLEFDIKVEGTVQLTCDISNEDFSHPIQNDIKVLVKFGEEYDDSNEEVIVIPQNEYEFNISQLIFEAVVLAIPMKKLSPNLTEEDLEALEQYSPKETEEDQKDENEEGEIDPRWAALNKLKGKN is encoded by the coding sequence ATGGAGAAAATCAGAAACTACAATATCGCATTTACAGGTTTAAAAAACGGTAAACACGAGTTTATTTTTGATGTAAAACAGGAGTTCTTTAATTTATTTGATACTGAACAAGAGTTTGACAAGGCAGATCTTGAAGTGAAAGCAATGTTAGACAAACATTCAACTTTTTTAGAATTTGACATTAAAGTTGAAGGGACAGTTCAGTTAACCTGCGACATCAGTAATGAAGATTTTAGTCATCCAATACAAAATGATATAAAAGTATTGGTAAAGTTCGGAGAAGAATATGACGATAGTAATGAAGAGGTAATTGTAATTCCACAAAATGAATATGAGTTTAATATTTCACAACTTATATTTGAAGCTGTAGTATTAGCAATACCCATGAAGAAACTCTCTCCCAATTTAACTGAAGAAGATTTGGAAGCGTTGGAACAGTACAGCCCGAAAGAAACTGAAGAAGATCAGAAAGATGAAAATGAAGAAGGCGAAATTGATCCAAGATGGGCAGCACTTAATAAATTAAAGGGCAAAAATTAA
- the rpmF gene encoding 50S ribosomal protein L32, with product MAHPKRRQSATRRDKRRTHYKAVAPQLAKDATTGELHLYHRAHWHEGKLYYRGKVVLEKEVETTEEN from the coding sequence ATGGCACATCCTAAAAGAAGACAGTCTGCTACTAGAAGAGATAAAAGAAGAACTCACTACAAAGCTGTAGCTCCACAGTTAGCTAAAGACGCTACAACTGGAGAACTTCACCTTTATCACAGAGCACACTGGCATGAAGGTAAACTTTACTACAGAGGTAAAGTTGTATTAGAAAAAGAAGTTGAAACTACAGAAGAAAACTAA